The following proteins are co-located in the Triticum aestivum cultivar Chinese Spring chromosome 1A, IWGSC CS RefSeq v2.1, whole genome shotgun sequence genome:
- the LOC123071341 gene encoding cysteine-rich receptor-like protein kinase 10 yields MERRCTITPRDLEWMLCDETAEPKALSLSLLEDITHSFSDEQRIGSGGFVVVYMGKLENRIVAVKKMSNTYMHEKEFQQEVECLMMVKHKNIVRFLGYCADTQGSVERYKGKFVMADVQERLLCFEYLPRGSLHEYITDTSYGLQWRDRYQIITGICQGLHHLHQNKIVHLDLKPANILLDDNFVPKIADFGLSKYFAEMQSQVITSRGGTFGYMAPEFCNHTEITYRHSYRLDIYSLGVIIIEILTGKKGYHAVDNVVKSWSNMLEKSQSNVQLDQVRVCAEIGIECVDFNPQKRPDTQHIISRLDETETMGGYIKTGMVTSQQPADELKSS; encoded by the exons ATGGAACGCCGATGTACTATCACACCAAGGGACCTAGAGTGGATGCTATGTGATGAAACGGCAGAGCCGAAGGCCCTGTCACTCTCACTTCTGGAAGATATCACACATAGTTTCTCTGATGAGCAGCGAATTGGCAGCGGTGGATTTGTGGTGGTCTATATG GGAAAGCTTGAGAATAGGATTGTTGCCGTGAAGAAGATGTCCAATACATATATGCATGAGAAGGAATTCCAGCAAGAAGTTGAATGTCTCATGATGGTGAAGCACAAAAATATAGTACGGTTTCTCGGTTATTGTGCCGACACGCAAGGTAGTGTGGAAAGGTACAAAGGAAAATTCGTCATGGCGGATGTACAAGAAAGGTTACTCTGCTTTGAGTATCTTCCTAGAGGAAGTCTTCATGAGTATATCACTG ATACATCTTACGGACTTCAGTGGAGGGACCGCTACCAAATTATCACAGGAATTTGCCAGGGGTTGCATCATCTTCATCAGAATAAAATTGTCCACTTAGATCTGAAGCCAGCAAATATACTGCTGGATGATAATTTTGTCCCAAAAATTGCGGATTTTGGTCTATCGAAGTACTTTGCTGAAATGCAAAGCCAGGTTATTACTTCCAGAGGTGGAACATT TGGATATATGGCACCAGAATTTTGTAACCATACTGAAATCACATACCGTCATTCGTATCGGCTTGATATCTACAGCCTTGGAGTTATAATCATTGAAATACTCACCGGAAAGAAGGGCTATCACGCTGTTGACAAT GTCGTTAAAAGTTGGAGTAACATGTTGGAGAAATCACAGAGCAATGTACAACTGGACCAGGTACGAGTATGTGCTGAGATAGGAATAGAGTGTGTCGACTTCAACCCACAGAAGAGACCAGATACACAACATATAATCAGTAGACTCGATGAAACAGAAACTATGGGCGGATATATCAAAACTGGCATGGTTACTTCACAACAG CCAGCAGATGAGCTGAAGTCTTCTTAA